From a single Bos indicus isolate NIAB-ARS_2022 breed Sahiwal x Tharparkar chromosome 11, NIAB-ARS_B.indTharparkar_mat_pri_1.0, whole genome shotgun sequence genomic region:
- the EGFL7 gene encoding epidermal growth factor-like protein 7 isoform X6 — MAEPGHGQQQTPAPGRHGRPPPPRRAAATSIRGMREPPSPGECPGQQRAPIPAHTHTQATPRRRPFHPETQAMWGSQELLPLWFLVLAAGGMEHVYRPGRRVCVVGAPQGPASESFVQRVYQPFLTTCDGYRACSTYRTLYRTAYRRRPGPDPTRPRYACCPGWKWTGGVPGACGAAICQPPCQNGGSCVQPGRCHCPAGWQGNACQTDVDECSAGEGGCPQRCVNTAGSYWCQCWEGHRPSVDRAVCLPERGAPRVTPDPTTAGDTAPLLVTGHYYFWYAL, encoded by the exons ATGGCCGAGCCGGGGCACGGGCAGCAGCAG ACCCCGGCACCAGGGAGGCACGGGCGGCCCCCACCACCCAGAAGAGCTGCTGCCACCAGCATCCGGGGCATGAGGGAGCCCCCTTCCCCAGGTGAGTGCCCCGGGCAGCAGCGGGCACCgatacctgcacacacacacactcag GCCACCCCGAGGAGAAGGCCGTTCCACCCGGAAACTCAGGCCATGTGGGGCTCCCAGGAGCTGCTTCCACTCTGGTTCCTGGTGCTGGCAGCGGGCGGCATGGAGCACGTCTACCGGCCTGG ACGCAGGGTGTGCGTCGTCGGGGCTCCCCAGGGCCCCGCGTCCGAGTCCTTCGTGCAGCGTGTATACCAGCCCTTCCTCACCACCTGCGACGGCTACCGTGCCTGCAGCACCTACCG GACCCTCTACAGAACCGCCTACCGCCGCCGCCCCGGGCCGGACCCCACCCGGCCTCGCTACGCCTGCTGCCCTGGCTGGAAGTGGACCGGCGGGGTGCCAGGGGCCTGTGGGGCAG caaTATGCCAGCCACCATGCCAGAATGGAGGGAGCTGTGTCCAGCCTGGCCGCTGTCACTGCCCTGCAGGATGGCAGGGCAACGCCTGCCAGACAG ATGTGGACGAGTGCAGCGCCGGAGAGGGCGGCTGTCCCCAGCGCTGTGTCAACACAGCGGGCAGTTACTGGTGCCAGTGTTGGGAGGGGCACCGCCCATCTGTGGACAGGGCAGTCTGCCTGCCTGAGAGAGGAGCCCCCAGGGTGACCCCAGACCCCACGACAG CCGGAGACACAGCACCTCTGCTGGTGACGGGACATTATTACTTTTGGTACGCGCTGTGA
- the EGFL7 gene encoding epidermal growth factor-like protein 7 isoform X1: MAEPGHGQQQTPAPGRHGRPPPPRRAAATSIRGMREPPSPGECPGQQRAPIPAHTHTQATPRRRPFHPETQAMWGSQELLPLWFLVLAAGGMEHVYRPGRRVCVVGAPQGPASESFVQRVYQPFLTTCDGYRACSTYRTLYRTAYRRRPGPDPTRPRYACCPGWKWTGGVPGACGAAICQPPCQNGGSCVQPGRCHCPAGWQGNACQTDVDECSAGEGGCPQRCVNTAGSYWCQCWEGHRPSVDRAVCLPERGAPRVTPDPTTARHGARPRTSAQTTLSTAAVLGTLAPGGQAWERTVRSRRKYRGSSRGWTCWSRSCSSCWPHCTAWPPEPWSTDSLTQAASWPTPSSSWTASTL; encoded by the exons ATGGCCGAGCCGGGGCACGGGCAGCAGCAG ACCCCGGCACCAGGGAGGCACGGGCGGCCCCCACCACCCAGAAGAGCTGCTGCCACCAGCATCCGGGGCATGAGGGAGCCCCCTTCCCCAGGTGAGTGCCCCGGGCAGCAGCGGGCACCgatacctgcacacacacacactcag GCCACCCCGAGGAGAAGGCCGTTCCACCCGGAAACTCAGGCCATGTGGGGCTCCCAGGAGCTGCTTCCACTCTGGTTCCTGGTGCTGGCAGCGGGCGGCATGGAGCACGTCTACCGGCCTGG ACGCAGGGTGTGCGTCGTCGGGGCTCCCCAGGGCCCCGCGTCCGAGTCCTTCGTGCAGCGTGTATACCAGCCCTTCCTCACCACCTGCGACGGCTACCGTGCCTGCAGCACCTACCG GACCCTCTACAGAACCGCCTACCGCCGCCGCCCCGGGCCGGACCCCACCCGGCCTCGCTACGCCTGCTGCCCTGGCTGGAAGTGGACCGGCGGGGTGCCAGGGGCCTGTGGGGCAG caaTATGCCAGCCACCATGCCAGAATGGAGGGAGCTGTGTCCAGCCTGGCCGCTGTCACTGCCCTGCAGGATGGCAGGGCAACGCCTGCCAGACAG ATGTGGACGAGTGCAGCGCCGGAGAGGGCGGCTGTCCCCAGCGCTGTGTCAACACAGCGGGCAGTTACTGGTGCCAGTGTTGGGAGGGGCACCGCCCATCTGTGGACAGGGCAGTCTGCCTGCCTGAGAGAGGAGCCCCCAGGGTGACCCCAGACCCCACGACAG CCCGGCACGGAGCGCGCCCGCGGACGTCAGCTCAGACCACCCTGAGCACGGCGGCGGTGTTGGGGACCCTGGCCCCCGGGGGGCAGGCATGG GAGCGGACAGTGAGGTCAAGGAGGAAGTACAGAGGCTCCAGTCGAGGGTGGACGTGCTGGAGCAG AAGCTGCAGCTCGTGCTGGCCCCACTGCACAGCCTGGCCTCCCGAGCCCTGGAGCACGGACTCCCTGACCCAGGCAGCCTCCTGGCCCACTCCCTCCAGCAGCTGGACCGCATCGACTCTCTGA
- the EGFL7 gene encoding epidermal growth factor-like protein 7 isoform X3, with the protein MAEPGHGQQQTPAPGRHGRPPPPRRAAATSIRGMREPPSPGECPGQQRAPIPAHTHTQATPRRRPFHPETQAMWGSQELLPLWFLVLAAGGMEHVYRPGRRVCVVGAPQGPASESFVQRVYQPFLTTCDGYRACSTYRTLYRTAYRRRPGPDPTRPRYACCPGWKWTGGVPGACGAAICQPPCQNGGSCVQPGRCHCPAGWQGNACQTDVDECSAGEGGCPQRCVNTAGSYWCQCWEGHRPSVDRAVCLPERGAPRVTPDPTTGADSEVKEEVQRLQSRVDVLEQKLQLVLAPLHSLASRALEHGLPDPGSLLAHSLQQLDRIDSLSEQISFLEEQLGSCSCKKEV; encoded by the exons ATGGCCGAGCCGGGGCACGGGCAGCAGCAG ACCCCGGCACCAGGGAGGCACGGGCGGCCCCCACCACCCAGAAGAGCTGCTGCCACCAGCATCCGGGGCATGAGGGAGCCCCCTTCCCCAGGTGAGTGCCCCGGGCAGCAGCGGGCACCgatacctgcacacacacacactcag GCCACCCCGAGGAGAAGGCCGTTCCACCCGGAAACTCAGGCCATGTGGGGCTCCCAGGAGCTGCTTCCACTCTGGTTCCTGGTGCTGGCAGCGGGCGGCATGGAGCACGTCTACCGGCCTGG ACGCAGGGTGTGCGTCGTCGGGGCTCCCCAGGGCCCCGCGTCCGAGTCCTTCGTGCAGCGTGTATACCAGCCCTTCCTCACCACCTGCGACGGCTACCGTGCCTGCAGCACCTACCG GACCCTCTACAGAACCGCCTACCGCCGCCGCCCCGGGCCGGACCCCACCCGGCCTCGCTACGCCTGCTGCCCTGGCTGGAAGTGGACCGGCGGGGTGCCAGGGGCCTGTGGGGCAG caaTATGCCAGCCACCATGCCAGAATGGAGGGAGCTGTGTCCAGCCTGGCCGCTGTCACTGCCCTGCAGGATGGCAGGGCAACGCCTGCCAGACAG ATGTGGACGAGTGCAGCGCCGGAGAGGGCGGCTGTCCCCAGCGCTGTGTCAACACAGCGGGCAGTTACTGGTGCCAGTGTTGGGAGGGGCACCGCCCATCTGTGGACAGGGCAGTCTGCCTGCCTGAGAGAGGAGCCCCCAGGGTGACCCCAGACCCCACGACAG GAGCGGACAGTGAGGTCAAGGAGGAAGTACAGAGGCTCCAGTCGAGGGTGGACGTGCTGGAGCAG AAGCTGCAGCTCGTGCTGGCCCCACTGCACAGCCTGGCCTCCCGAGCCCTGGAGCACGGACTCCCTGACCCAGGCAGCCTCCTGGCCCACTCCCTCCAGCAGCTGGACCGCATCGACTCTCTGAGCGAGCAGATCTCGTTCCTGGAGGAGCAGCTGGGCTCCT GTTCCTGCAAGAAGGAGGTGTGA
- the EGFL7 gene encoding epidermal growth factor-like protein 7 isoform X2 produces the protein MNTARLRTPAPGRHGRPPPPRRAAATSIRGMREPPSPGECPGQQRAPIPAHTHTQATPRRRPFHPETQAMWGSQELLPLWFLVLAAGGMEHVYRPGRRVCVVGAPQGPASESFVQRVYQPFLTTCDGYRACSTYRTLYRTAYRRRPGPDPTRPRYACCPGWKWTGGVPGACGAAICQPPCQNGGSCVQPGRCHCPAGWQGNACQTDVDECSAGEGGCPQRCVNTAGSYWCQCWEGHRPSVDRAVCLPERGAPRVTPDPTTARHGARPRTSAQTTLSTAAVLGTLAPGGQAWERTVRSRRKYRGSSRGWTCWSRSCSSCWPHCTAWPPEPWSTDSLTQAASWPTPSSSWTASTL, from the exons ATGAACACAGCCAGGCTGAGG ACCCCGGCACCAGGGAGGCACGGGCGGCCCCCACCACCCAGAAGAGCTGCTGCCACCAGCATCCGGGGCATGAGGGAGCCCCCTTCCCCAGGTGAGTGCCCCGGGCAGCAGCGGGCACCgatacctgcacacacacacactcag GCCACCCCGAGGAGAAGGCCGTTCCACCCGGAAACTCAGGCCATGTGGGGCTCCCAGGAGCTGCTTCCACTCTGGTTCCTGGTGCTGGCAGCGGGCGGCATGGAGCACGTCTACCGGCCTGG ACGCAGGGTGTGCGTCGTCGGGGCTCCCCAGGGCCCCGCGTCCGAGTCCTTCGTGCAGCGTGTATACCAGCCCTTCCTCACCACCTGCGACGGCTACCGTGCCTGCAGCACCTACCG GACCCTCTACAGAACCGCCTACCGCCGCCGCCCCGGGCCGGACCCCACCCGGCCTCGCTACGCCTGCTGCCCTGGCTGGAAGTGGACCGGCGGGGTGCCAGGGGCCTGTGGGGCAG caaTATGCCAGCCACCATGCCAGAATGGAGGGAGCTGTGTCCAGCCTGGCCGCTGTCACTGCCCTGCAGGATGGCAGGGCAACGCCTGCCAGACAG ATGTGGACGAGTGCAGCGCCGGAGAGGGCGGCTGTCCCCAGCGCTGTGTCAACACAGCGGGCAGTTACTGGTGCCAGTGTTGGGAGGGGCACCGCCCATCTGTGGACAGGGCAGTCTGCCTGCCTGAGAGAGGAGCCCCCAGGGTGACCCCAGACCCCACGACAG CCCGGCACGGAGCGCGCCCGCGGACGTCAGCTCAGACCACCCTGAGCACGGCGGCGGTGTTGGGGACCCTGGCCCCCGGGGGGCAGGCATGG GAGCGGACAGTGAGGTCAAGGAGGAAGTACAGAGGCTCCAGTCGAGGGTGGACGTGCTGGAGCAG AAGCTGCAGCTCGTGCTGGCCCCACTGCACAGCCTGGCCTCCCGAGCCCTGGAGCACGGACTCCCTGACCCAGGCAGCCTCCTGGCCCACTCCCTCCAGCAGCTGGACCGCATCGACTCTCTGA
- the EGFL7 gene encoding epidermal growth factor-like protein 7 isoform X4: MREPPSPGECPGQQRAPIPAHTHTQATPRRRPFHPETQAMWGSQELLPLWFLVLAAGGMEHVYRPGRRVCVVGAPQGPASESFVQRVYQPFLTTCDGYRACSTYRTLYRTAYRRRPGPDPTRPRYACCPGWKWTGGVPGACGAAICQPPCQNGGSCVQPGRCHCPAGWQGNACQTDVDECSAGEGGCPQRCVNTAGSYWCQCWEGHRPSVDRAVCLPERGAPRVTPDPTTARHGARPRTSAQTTLSTAAVLGTLAPGGQAWERTVRSRRKYRGSSRGWTCWSRSCSSCWPHCTAWPPEPWSTDSLTQAASWPTPSSSWTASTL; the protein is encoded by the exons ATGAGGGAGCCCCCTTCCCCAGGTGAGTGCCCCGGGCAGCAGCGGGCACCgatacctgcacacacacacactcag GCCACCCCGAGGAGAAGGCCGTTCCACCCGGAAACTCAGGCCATGTGGGGCTCCCAGGAGCTGCTTCCACTCTGGTTCCTGGTGCTGGCAGCGGGCGGCATGGAGCACGTCTACCGGCCTGG ACGCAGGGTGTGCGTCGTCGGGGCTCCCCAGGGCCCCGCGTCCGAGTCCTTCGTGCAGCGTGTATACCAGCCCTTCCTCACCACCTGCGACGGCTACCGTGCCTGCAGCACCTACCG GACCCTCTACAGAACCGCCTACCGCCGCCGCCCCGGGCCGGACCCCACCCGGCCTCGCTACGCCTGCTGCCCTGGCTGGAAGTGGACCGGCGGGGTGCCAGGGGCCTGTGGGGCAG caaTATGCCAGCCACCATGCCAGAATGGAGGGAGCTGTGTCCAGCCTGGCCGCTGTCACTGCCCTGCAGGATGGCAGGGCAACGCCTGCCAGACAG ATGTGGACGAGTGCAGCGCCGGAGAGGGCGGCTGTCCCCAGCGCTGTGTCAACACAGCGGGCAGTTACTGGTGCCAGTGTTGGGAGGGGCACCGCCCATCTGTGGACAGGGCAGTCTGCCTGCCTGAGAGAGGAGCCCCCAGGGTGACCCCAGACCCCACGACAG CCCGGCACGGAGCGCGCCCGCGGACGTCAGCTCAGACCACCCTGAGCACGGCGGCGGTGTTGGGGACCCTGGCCCCCGGGGGGCAGGCATGG GAGCGGACAGTGAGGTCAAGGAGGAAGTACAGAGGCTCCAGTCGAGGGTGGACGTGCTGGAGCAG AAGCTGCAGCTCGTGCTGGCCCCACTGCACAGCCTGGCCTCCCGAGCCCTGGAGCACGGACTCCCTGACCCAGGCAGCCTCCTGGCCCACTCCCTCCAGCAGCTGGACCGCATCGACTCTCTGA
- the EGFL7 gene encoding epidermal growth factor-like protein 7 isoform X5 translates to MWGSQELLPLWFLVLAAGGMEHVYRPGRRVCVVGAPQGPASESFVQRVYQPFLTTCDGYRACSTYRTLYRTAYRRRPGPDPTRPRYACCPGWKWTGGVPGACGAAICQPPCQNGGSCVQPGRCHCPAGWQGNACQTDVDECSAGEGGCPQRCVNTAGSYWCQCWEGHRPSVDRAVCLPERGAPRVTPDPTTARHGARPRTSAQTTLSTAAVLGTLAPGGQAWERTVRSRRKYRGSSRGWTCWSRSCSSCWPHCTAWPPEPWSTDSLTQAASWPTPSSSWTASTL, encoded by the exons ATGTGGGGCTCCCAGGAGCTGCTTCCACTCTGGTTCCTGGTGCTGGCAGCGGGCGGCATGGAGCACGTCTACCGGCCTGG ACGCAGGGTGTGCGTCGTCGGGGCTCCCCAGGGCCCCGCGTCCGAGTCCTTCGTGCAGCGTGTATACCAGCCCTTCCTCACCACCTGCGACGGCTACCGTGCCTGCAGCACCTACCG GACCCTCTACAGAACCGCCTACCGCCGCCGCCCCGGGCCGGACCCCACCCGGCCTCGCTACGCCTGCTGCCCTGGCTGGAAGTGGACCGGCGGGGTGCCAGGGGCCTGTGGGGCAG caaTATGCCAGCCACCATGCCAGAATGGAGGGAGCTGTGTCCAGCCTGGCCGCTGTCACTGCCCTGCAGGATGGCAGGGCAACGCCTGCCAGACAG ATGTGGACGAGTGCAGCGCCGGAGAGGGCGGCTGTCCCCAGCGCTGTGTCAACACAGCGGGCAGTTACTGGTGCCAGTGTTGGGAGGGGCACCGCCCATCTGTGGACAGGGCAGTCTGCCTGCCTGAGAGAGGAGCCCCCAGGGTGACCCCAGACCCCACGACAG CCCGGCACGGAGCGCGCCCGCGGACGTCAGCTCAGACCACCCTGAGCACGGCGGCGGTGTTGGGGACCCTGGCCCCCGGGGGGCAGGCATGG GAGCGGACAGTGAGGTCAAGGAGGAAGTACAGAGGCTCCAGTCGAGGGTGGACGTGCTGGAGCAG AAGCTGCAGCTCGTGCTGGCCCCACTGCACAGCCTGGCCTCCCGAGCCCTGGAGCACGGACTCCCTGACCCAGGCAGCCTCCTGGCCCACTCCCTCCAGCAGCTGGACCGCATCGACTCTCTGA